A single genomic interval of Oceanithermus profundus DSM 14977 harbors:
- a CDS encoding DUF4388 domain-containing protein, with translation MAVFGNLEHISLADLLPLLATQEGALEIFNVPGQPAATLYVRKGTLCCLHVAGKPVDALQLRSAVARLMQARKGAFEFHPGVRPRGPSVVVGVPIQSLLVAAATFNDEFNEARDVLAHPDTLFRLVRLEPVEDRRIAQFLDRARVLLITGASAREISERAGILLDDVRFYLHKLRQLGMALPVRARTEALPPVRKGLVKRLLGRLSERFSRRFG, from the coding sequence GTGGCCGTCTTTGGGAACCTCGAACACATCTCGCTGGCCGACCTGCTGCCGCTGCTGGCGACGCAGGAGGGGGCGCTCGAGATCTTCAACGTTCCCGGGCAGCCCGCCGCCACCCTGTACGTCCGCAAAGGCACCCTCTGCTGCCTGCACGTCGCGGGCAAGCCCGTCGACGCCCTGCAGCTGCGCAGCGCCGTCGCCAGGCTGATGCAGGCGCGCAAGGGGGCGTTCGAGTTCCACCCGGGGGTTCGCCCCCGGGGTCCTTCCGTCGTCGTCGGCGTGCCCATTCAGAGCCTGCTGGTGGCGGCCGCGACCTTCAACGACGAGTTCAACGAGGCCCGCGACGTCCTCGCCCACCCCGACACCCTGTTCCGCCTGGTCCGCCTGGAGCCCGTAGAGGACCGGCGCATCGCCCAGTTCCTTGACCGCGCCCGGGTGCTGCTCATCACCGGCGCGTCGGCGCGCGAGATTTCCGAGCGCGCGGGCATCCTACTGGACGACGTTCGCTTCTACCTGCACAAGCTGCGCCAGCTCGGCATGGCCCTGCCCGTACGCGCCCGCACCGAGGCGCTGCCCCCGGTTCGCAAGGGCCTCGTAAAGCGGCTCTTGGGGAGGCTGAGCGAACGCTTCTCGAGGAGGTTCGGTTGA
- the rpmG gene encoding 50S ribosomal protein L33, whose product MASDVRIKVLLECTECKRRNYATEKNRRNTTGKLEIKKYCPWCRKHTVHKEVKA is encoded by the coding sequence ATGGCGAGCGACGTACGCATTAAGGTATTGTTGGAGTGCACCGAGTGCAAGCGGCGCAACTACGCGACCGAAAAGAACCGCCGCAACACCACGGGCAAGCTGGAGATCAAGAAGTACTGCCCCTGGTGCCGCAAGCACACCGTGCACAAGGAAGTC
- the tuf gene encoding elongation factor Tu, which produces MAKGVFERTKPHVNVGTIGHVDHGKTTLTAAITFAAAAANPNVEVASYEEIDKAPEEKARGITINTAHVEYETEKRHYSHVDCPGHADYVKNMITGAAQMDGAILVVSAADGPMPQTREHILLARQVGVPYIVVFMNKTDMVDDPELLELVEMEVRELLSDYEFPGDDVPVIAGSALKALEALQANPNTQRGENEWVDKIWELLDAIDEYIPTPERDVDKPFLMPVEDVFTITGRGTVATGRVERGKITVGEEVEIVGLRPTHKTVVTGLEMHRKILNEAIAGDNVGALLRGVARDEIERGQVIAKPGSITPHTKFEASVYILKKEEGGRHTGFFTGYRPQFYFRTTDVTGVVTLPEGVEMVMPGDNVEFSVELIKPIALEEGLRFAIREGGRTVGAGVVTKILE; this is translated from the coding sequence ATGGCCAAAGGTGTATTCGAACGAACCAAGCCCCACGTCAACGTGGGCACCATCGGTCACGTCGACCACGGCAAGACCACCCTCACCGCGGCGATCACCTTCGCCGCCGCCGCCGCCAACCCCAACGTCGAGGTGGCCAGCTACGAGGAGATCGACAAGGCCCCCGAGGAGAAGGCCCGCGGCATCACCATCAACACCGCCCACGTGGAGTACGAGACCGAGAAGCGCCACTACTCCCACGTCGACTGCCCCGGCCACGCCGACTACGTCAAGAACATGATCACCGGCGCGGCCCAGATGGACGGCGCCATCCTGGTCGTCTCCGCCGCCGACGGCCCCATGCCCCAGACCCGCGAGCACATCCTGCTCGCCCGTCAGGTGGGCGTGCCCTACATCGTCGTCTTCATGAACAAGACCGACATGGTCGACGACCCCGAGCTCCTCGAGCTCGTCGAGATGGAGGTGCGCGAGCTCCTCAGCGACTACGAGTTCCCCGGTGACGACGTCCCCGTCATCGCCGGCTCCGCCCTCAAGGCCCTCGAGGCCCTCCAGGCCAACCCCAACACCCAGCGCGGCGAGAACGAGTGGGTGGACAAGATCTGGGAGCTCCTCGACGCCATCGACGAGTACATCCCCACCCCCGAGCGCGACGTCGACAAGCCCTTCCTGATGCCCGTCGAGGACGTCTTCACCATCACCGGCCGCGGCACCGTCGCCACCGGCCGCGTCGAGCGCGGCAAGATCACCGTGGGCGAGGAGGTCGAGATCGTCGGCCTGCGCCCCACCCACAAGACCGTCGTCACCGGCCTGGAGATGCACCGCAAGATCCTCAACGAGGCCATCGCCGGCGACAACGTCGGCGCCCTCCTGCGCGGCGTCGCCCGCGACGAGATCGAGCGCGGCCAGGTCATCGCCAAGCCCGGCTCCATCACCCCCCACACCAAGTTCGAGGCCTCGGTCTACATCCTCAAGAAGGAGGAGGGCGGCCGCCACACCGGCTTCTTCACCGGCTACCGCCCCCAGTTCTACTTCCGCACCACCGACGTCACCGGCGTCGTCACCCTCCCCGAGGGCGTCGAGATGGTCATGCCCGGCGACAACGTCGAGTTCTCCGTCGAACTCATCAAGCCCATCGCCCTGGAAGAAGGCCTCCGCTTCGCCATCCGCGAAGGCGGCCGCACCGTGGGCGCTGGGGTCGTGACCAAGATTCTGGAGTAA
- the lon gene encoding endopeptidase La: MQIPERVPVVPVRGSVIFPTMVMPIDAGRPVSVRAIDAALNGERVVLIVSQRDKEVESPEADDLYSVGTLANILRMRKNPDGSVQMLVQAFARARVRRYEGAEGYLTAEVEPIQDVPGDEVEVRALFREVQERFAAILKEGKYLSPDVAQYIQKLEDPSQLADYIAFHMDFKLEDKQKILEMANVAERLRRVLVLLDAELELIETQRRIQQQVKEEIDRNQREYFLREQMKVIQKELHGEEGEEEVEELRQRIEELNLPENVRKEVDRELGRLARMHPDSAEAAVIRTYLDWIVNLPWNTRTEDNLDIERAKQILDEDHYGLEKVKDRVLEYLAVRKLRYERAKRGEIPAEEVNKGPILLFVGPPGVGKTSIAKSIARALGRKYVRVSLGGVRDESDIRGHRRTYIGAMPGRIIQGLRQAGSKNPVFLLDEVDKMGQSFQGDPAAALLEVLDPAQNKEFTDHYLGVPFDLSEVLFIGTANFPQLIPAPLMDRMELIEFTSYIEQEKLEIARRFLLPRQLEENGLSKGQVHITEAALMRLITHYTREAGVRNLEREIGSLLRKAARRILEEGKKRVRITERDLEKYLGPPRYTPEAEAREPQVGVATGMYYTPVGGDIMFVEVSIMPGKGQLILTGQLGDVMKESARAALTYAKKNAERFGIELEKFEKSDIHIHVPAGAIPKEGPSAGIAISSALVSALTEVPVRHDVAMTGEITLTGRVLPIGGVREKVLGARRAGIREVILPKQNEPDLRDIPRNLQRDMTFHFVENLDQALDLALVGGLAELEARAKRAKRARARRKKTQPAAQA, encoded by the coding sequence ATGCAGATTCCCGAACGCGTTCCCGTCGTCCCCGTTCGCGGCTCCGTCATCTTTCCGACGATGGTCATGCCCATCGACGCGGGCCGCCCCGTCTCGGTGCGCGCCATCGACGCCGCGTTGAACGGCGAGCGGGTCGTGTTGATCGTCAGCCAGCGCGACAAGGAGGTCGAGTCGCCCGAGGCCGACGACCTGTACAGCGTGGGCACGCTCGCCAACATCCTGCGCATGCGCAAGAACCCCGACGGTTCGGTGCAGATGTTGGTGCAGGCCTTCGCCCGCGCCCGCGTGCGGCGTTACGAGGGCGCCGAGGGTTACCTGACCGCCGAGGTCGAGCCCATCCAGGACGTGCCTGGCGACGAGGTCGAGGTGCGCGCCCTCTTCCGCGAGGTGCAGGAGCGCTTCGCCGCCATCCTCAAGGAGGGCAAGTACCTGAGCCCCGACGTGGCCCAGTACATCCAGAAGCTGGAGGACCCGAGCCAGCTCGCCGACTACATCGCCTTCCACATGGACTTCAAGCTCGAGGACAAGCAGAAGATCCTCGAGATGGCCAACGTCGCCGAGCGCCTGCGCCGGGTGCTGGTGCTGCTCGACGCCGAGCTCGAGCTGATCGAGACCCAGCGCCGCATCCAGCAGCAGGTCAAGGAGGAGATCGACCGCAACCAGCGCGAGTACTTCCTGCGCGAACAGATGAAGGTCATCCAGAAGGAGCTCCACGGCGAGGAGGGCGAGGAGGAGGTCGAGGAGCTGCGCCAGCGCATCGAGGAGCTGAACCTGCCCGAGAACGTGCGCAAGGAGGTGGACCGCGAACTCGGCCGCCTGGCGCGGATGCACCCCGACTCGGCGGAGGCGGCGGTGATCCGCACCTACCTCGACTGGATCGTCAACCTGCCCTGGAACACCCGCACCGAGGACAACCTCGACATCGAGCGCGCCAAGCAGATCCTCGACGAGGACCATTACGGCCTGGAAAAGGTCAAGGACCGGGTGCTCGAGTACCTGGCCGTGCGCAAGCTCCGCTACGAGCGGGCCAAGCGCGGCGAGATCCCGGCCGAGGAGGTCAACAAGGGCCCGATCCTGCTCTTCGTCGGCCCTCCGGGCGTGGGCAAGACCTCGATCGCCAAGTCCATCGCGCGGGCGCTGGGGCGCAAGTACGTGCGCGTCAGCCTTGGCGGCGTGCGCGACGAGTCCGACATCCGCGGCCACCGGCGCACCTACATCGGCGCCATGCCCGGCCGGATCATCCAGGGTCTGCGGCAGGCAGGCAGCAAGAACCCCGTCTTCCTCCTCGACGAGGTCGACAAGATGGGGCAGAGCTTCCAGGGCGATCCGGCGGCGGCGCTTTTGGAGGTGCTCGACCCCGCCCAGAACAAGGAGTTCACCGACCACTACCTGGGCGTGCCCTTCGACCTCTCCGAGGTCCTCTTCATTGGCACGGCCAACTTCCCGCAGCTCATTCCGGCGCCGCTAATGGACCGCATGGAGCTGATCGAGTTCACCTCCTACATCGAGCAGGAGAAGCTGGAGATCGCCCGCCGCTTCCTGCTGCCGCGGCAGCTCGAGGAAAACGGCCTGAGCAAGGGTCAGGTCCACATCACCGAGGCGGCGCTGATGCGGCTCATCACCCACTACACCCGCGAGGCCGGGGTGCGCAACCTCGAACGCGAGATCGGCAGCCTGCTGCGCAAGGCGGCCCGCCGCATCCTCGAGGAGGGCAAGAAGCGGGTGCGCATCACCGAGCGCGACCTCGAGAAGTACCTGGGCCCGCCGCGCTACACCCCCGAGGCCGAGGCGCGCGAGCCCCAGGTGGGCGTGGCCACCGGCATGTACTACACGCCGGTCGGCGGCGACATCATGTTCGTCGAGGTGAGCATCATGCCCGGCAAGGGCCAGCTCATCCTCACCGGCCAGCTGGGCGACGTGATGAAGGAGTCGGCGCGGGCGGCGCTCACCTACGCCAAGAAGAACGCCGAGCGCTTCGGGATCGAGCTCGAGAAGTTCGAGAAGTCCGACATCCACATCCACGTGCCCGCCGGCGCCATCCCCAAGGAGGGCCCCTCGGCCGGCATCGCCATCAGTAGCGCCCTGGTGAGCGCCCTCACCGAGGTGCCGGTGCGCCACGACGTGGCCATGACCGGCGAGATCACCCTGACCGGCCGGGTGCTGCCCATCGGCGGGGTGCGCGAGAAGGTGCTGGGCGCGCGCCGCGCAGGCATCCGCGAGGTCATCCTGCCGAAGCAGAACGAGCCCGACCTGCGCGACATCCCGCGCAACCTGCAGCGCGACATGACCTTCCACTTCGTCGAGAACCTCGACCAGGCGCTGGACCTGGCGCTGGTGGGCGGACTTGCCGAGCTCGAGGCCCGGGCCAAGCGCGCCAAGCGCGCCCGCGCGCGCCGGAAGAAGACCCAGCCTGCCGCCCAGGCGTAG
- a CDS encoding sensor domain-containing protein, with amino-acid sequence MGRSFEFVRNLWWRFRRRLLPPFHLTPGEWAILSRRLPVVVYQALADEQGTTLFAAGAIESMLGYTAAEWVGRPDAWYASLHPDDRAKVMQALARLAPGASVEISYRMRHKAGDWRWIRDTVTLFEAAPGRRYYLGVMTDVTHEKELEQATMESSVFLDELLRSGPWVLYRLEGPTQRIGYLSPNARNVLGLDAEEILGHTPEHLVERVHPEDRGLFRRHFALLRQAGGDQTRVRFRLESGEYHWIALHGRRAAGDPEVYLGYLMDVEEKARHEQWSRMNAERQRALYDLGSQAWETTQPERFFEKVVEVLDRILEPDYVSIMEHDPENRRMVVRAGKRVPVGTTFELDRSQAGFTQKLNEVVVAHDLRNERRFPVPERLLEWGIRSTLSVPIPGRRAPYGVLGIGFKDPRRMDENTVRFVQQVAQLMGQVLRYRKVMDDLEFKAYHDDLTGLPNRRALYRHLSYLLSNAEVSGAVAFLDLVDFGEVNDTWGHETGDRLLRYVGSRLQALAPVGVWAARWGGDEFVVVLVGDDPRALLEQALEHLSASTPLGEHRIRLSARAGMVRFRTFGSDAETLLRRADMALAVAKESKREVYEYEAGLQEKAAERRARVEALRRAMEDGEGGELYLHFQPVVNPEGRYVVAAEALLRWRDPRTGEQISPAEFVPLAEQYGLAVKLDARVLRMALDEGLRWLERWGEAAPRLSVNVSPESILDPAFTASLEELLQSTAYPPERLTLEITERIIADVEHTRGPLTHLRELGVRIAVDDFGTGYSSLAYLAYLAVDILKVDRAFTRDIGKNPRTEAVLRSIFALGGNLGLQITIEGVEDVRQLEWLRRTECDWVQGFGIARPMQAQAFTRWLDDFLACNRD; translated from the coding sequence GTGGGCAGGAGCTTCGAGTTCGTTCGTAACCTCTGGTGGCGCTTCCGCAGGCGGTTGCTGCCCCCCTTTCACCTGACCCCGGGCGAGTGGGCGATCCTTTCCCGGAGGCTTCCGGTCGTCGTCTATCAGGCCCTGGCCGACGAGCAGGGCACCACCCTCTTCGCCGCCGGAGCCATCGAGTCCATGCTGGGGTACACCGCCGCCGAGTGGGTGGGGCGTCCCGACGCCTGGTACGCGAGCCTTCATCCCGACGACCGCGCCAAGGTCATGCAGGCGCTGGCGCGGCTGGCCCCCGGAGCTTCGGTCGAGATCAGCTACCGCATGCGGCACAAGGCCGGGGACTGGCGCTGGATCCGCGACACCGTGACCCTGTTCGAGGCGGCCCCCGGCCGGCGGTACTACCTGGGGGTAATGACCGACGTCACCCACGAAAAGGAGCTCGAGCAGGCGACGATGGAGTCGTCGGTCTTCCTCGACGAACTGCTGCGTTCGGGTCCTTGGGTGCTCTACCGCCTCGAAGGGCCCACGCAGCGCATCGGCTACCTCTCGCCCAACGCCCGCAACGTCCTGGGGCTGGACGCGGAAGAAATCTTGGGGCACACCCCCGAGCACCTCGTCGAGCGGGTGCACCCGGAGGACCGCGGCCTTTTCCGCCGCCACTTCGCGCTGCTGCGCCAGGCGGGCGGCGACCAGACGCGCGTGCGCTTCCGTCTGGAGTCGGGCGAGTACCACTGGATCGCGCTGCACGGACGCAGGGCCGCAGGCGACCCCGAGGTCTACCTGGGCTACCTGATGGACGTGGAGGAGAAGGCCCGGCACGAGCAGTGGTCGCGCATGAACGCCGAGCGGCAGCGGGCGCTCTACGACCTGGGCAGCCAGGCCTGGGAGACGACCCAGCCCGAGCGCTTCTTCGAGAAGGTGGTCGAGGTGCTCGACCGCATCCTCGAGCCCGACTACGTCTCCATCATGGAGCACGATCCCGAGAACCGCAGGATGGTCGTGCGCGCCGGGAAACGGGTCCCCGTGGGAACCACCTTCGAACTCGACCGTTCCCAGGCCGGCTTCACCCAGAAGCTCAACGAGGTGGTGGTCGCGCACGACCTGCGCAACGAGCGCCGCTTCCCGGTGCCCGAGCGCCTGCTCGAATGGGGCATCCGCAGCACCCTGAGCGTACCGATCCCGGGGCGCCGGGCGCCCTACGGGGTGCTCGGCATCGGCTTCAAGGATCCCCGGCGAATGGACGAGAACACCGTTCGCTTCGTGCAGCAGGTCGCCCAGCTGATGGGTCAGGTGCTCCGCTACCGCAAGGTGATGGACGACCTCGAGTTCAAGGCCTACCACGACGACCTCACCGGCCTGCCCAACCGCCGCGCCCTCTACCGGCACCTGTCGTACCTGCTCTCGAACGCCGAGGTCTCGGGGGCCGTGGCCTTCCTCGACCTGGTGGACTTCGGCGAGGTCAACGACACCTGGGGTCACGAGACCGGCGACCGTCTGCTGCGCTATGTGGGCTCGCGCCTCCAGGCGCTCGCGCCCGTCGGGGTATGGGCCGCGCGCTGGGGCGGCGACGAGTTCGTGGTCGTGCTGGTCGGCGACGATCCGCGGGCCCTGCTGGAGCAGGCGCTCGAGCACCTGAGCGCCTCCACGCCGCTGGGCGAACACCGGATCCGGCTCTCGGCACGCGCGGGCATGGTGCGGTTCCGCACCTTCGGCTCCGACGCCGAAACCCTGCTGCGCCGGGCCGACATGGCCCTGGCCGTCGCCAAGGAGAGCAAGCGCGAGGTCTACGAGTACGAGGCGGGCCTGCAGGAAAAGGCCGCGGAGCGGCGGGCGCGCGTCGAGGCGTTGCGGAGGGCCATGGAGGACGGAGAGGGCGGGGAGCTGTACCTGCACTTCCAGCCCGTCGTCAACCCCGAGGGGCGGTACGTCGTCGCCGCCGAGGCGCTGTTGCGCTGGCGCGACCCCCGCACCGGCGAACAGATCTCCCCGGCCGAGTTCGTGCCCCTGGCGGAGCAGTACGGCCTGGCGGTCAAGCTCGACGCCCGGGTGCTGCGCATGGCTCTCGACGAGGGGCTGCGATGGCTCGAGCGCTGGGGGGAGGCGGCGCCCCGGCTCTCGGTCAACGTCTCGCCCGAGAGCATCCTCGACCCCGCCTTCACGGCCAGCCTCGAGGAGCTGCTGCAGTCGACCGCCTACCCTCCAGAGCGCTTGACGCTGGAGATTACCGAGCGCATCATCGCCGACGTCGAGCACACCCGCGGCCCCCTCACCCACCTGCGCGAGCTCGGCGTGCGGATCGCGGTCGACGACTTCGGGACCGGATACTCCTCGCTCGCCTACCTGGCCTACCTCGCCGTCGACATCCTCAAGGTCGACCGCGCCTTCACCCGCGACATCGGCAAGAACCCGCGCACCGAGGCGGTGCTGCGTTCGATCTTCGCCCTGGGCGGCAACCTGGGGCTGCAGATCACCATCGAGGGCGTCGAGGACGTGCGCCAGCTGGAGTGGCTGCGGCGAACGGAGTGCGACTGGGTGCAGGGGTTCGGAATCGCCCGCCCCATGCAGGCGCAGGCCTTCACCCGCTGGCTGGACGACTTCCTGGCCTGCAACCGCGATTGA